Below is a window of Candidatus Dependentiae bacterium DNA.
GCGGTTTACGCCAACAGCTGCTGCCTGATCAATAATGGTTTTTGCCAGCGGAAAATGTTCGGGCAAAAGCGGCGTATCGAAAGTTTTTTTTACCATAATATTAATATGGCAATGCGTATCGCATAAAATTGGCAGGTGATTTTGCATGATAATTTTCTTCCTATTTTTTATGCGCATCCCACCGCTTTAGAGAATCGAAACCTGTGATTCGCGCTTCTTGAAGCGAAAGGTAATTAGCAGAGAGGAATGAGCAAAATGGTATTTTTTTTCAAAAATCTGGCTTTATTTTAACCGAATTTGACAAACATTTAAATCGAATTAGGCTATTTGACTGATGTCATAGGAAATCATAGGAAGAAAAAAGTAGAGTCGGATGAAGAAGCAGTGTTAAACCATTTAAACCTATTAGGAGTTCTTTCATGAACAAAAGTCAGCTCATTGACTCCTTGAGTGAAGAAACATTATTTACAAAAAAAGACGTAGCGCGCTTGCTGGATAGCTTGGCGCGTACTGTACAACGCGCGTTGAAAAACGGCGATAAAGTACAGTGGGCGAGCTTTGGTACGTGGTCTGTTTCACGTCGACCAGCACGCAAGGGCATCAATCCTGCAACAAAGCAACGTATTGATTTGCCTGCAGTGAATGTTCCTCGCTTTAAACCAGGAAAAGCGCTACGAGAAGTGGTACGTTCAATCTAATGTGATTGAAGTTAAAAAAGCTTTATCTGTTTGGGCTGCGCAAGCAGCCCATTTTTTTTACTATTCAACTCCTCTTTTTTCCAGTATTTTTAATATGGTTCGATACAATTTCTCACAAGGTTCGAAATCGCTCACCATGAGCGGTGGGGAGTCGTTTCAGAATGTGGTATCGAGTACTTATAAAAAATACATATTCTAAACCGCTCGTCCCGAGTGTTTTGCTCAGCAAAATGTATCGAGGGATAGCGGTAGAAAACCACAGCGGACTTTAAAAAGGTTTATCATGATAGATTTAGGGCTTTTGCGAGAACATCCAGATCAGATAATAAAACTGCTGACTATCAAAGAGCCATCGTTTGATGCGCAGTTGCTCCTTAAAAAGGATCAAGAATTACGTGCAATGCGCTCGCGCGTTGAGGAACTCCGTCATCAAAAAAATCAGCTCGCCGCGAACGCAAAATCTGGCATCACGCCCGAGATTAGAGAACGATCAATCGCCTTGGGCACAGAGCTCAAACAAACAGAAAAAGAGCTAGAAGCACTCGAAAAAGAATTTAATGAACTTTATTTACGCTGCCCAAATATTCCATCTACCGATATTCCATTGGGCGGAAAAGAATCAAATAAAGTTGTGCGCCAAGAAGGCACGAAGCCATCATTCTCATTTCCAGCAAAAAATCATATCGATCTAGCGACCGCTTTGGGTTGGCTCGATTTTGCAGCGGCGGCTAAAATCACTGGCAGTAATTTTGCGCTTTATCGGGGCGATGGCGTTAAAATGATTTATGCACTTTCTATGTTTATGCTCAAGCACAATCAAGAACATGGCTATCAGATGGTGCTTCCTCCCTATTTGATCAATGAAGAATCGCTCACTGTGGCGGGTAACTTCCCCAAATTTAAAGATCAGGTGTACGCAACCGCGAATGATCCGCAGTTTTTAATTCCAACGGCGGAAGTCAGTTTAACGAATTTATACCGGGATCATATTTTTGAGCCGACCGATTTGCCCATGAGGCTTACTTCGTGGACGAGTTGTTTTAGACGAGAAGCAGGATCGTACGGCGCTAATGAACGTGGATTGATTCGCATTCATCAATTTGAAAAAGTTGAACTGTATACATTTACGCGTCCCGAATATGCTGATCAAGAGCTCGAGAGAATTGTTGCTTGTGCAGAAGGGCTTTTGAAAAAATTAGGGCTTCATTATCGCATCTCATTGCTAGCGGGCCAAGATTGTTCGTTTCAATCGGCAAAAACGTTTGATATCGAAGTATGGATTCCAAGCTTGAACGATTACAAGGAAGTTTCTTCGTGCAGTAATTGCACAGATTTTCAAGCGCGGCGCGGCATGATTCGTTACCGTGAAGCTGCTGGAGAGAAAACAAAACTTGTTTACACGCTCAATGGTTCGT
It encodes the following:
- the serS gene encoding serine--tRNA ligase — its product is MIDLGLLREHPDQIIKLLTIKEPSFDAQLLLKKDQELRAMRSRVEELRHQKNQLAANAKSGITPEIRERSIALGTELKQTEKELEALEKEFNELYLRCPNIPSTDIPLGGKESNKVVRQEGTKPSFSFPAKNHIDLATALGWLDFAAAAKITGSNFALYRGDGVKMIYALSMFMLKHNQEHGYQMVLPPYLINEESLTVAGNFPKFKDQVYATANDPQFLIPTAEVSLTNLYRDHIFEPTDLPMRLTSWTSCFRREAGSYGANERGLIRIHQFEKVELYTFTRPEYADQELERIVACAEGLLKKLGLHYRISLLAGQDCSFQSAKTFDIEVWIPSLNDYKEVSSCSNCTDFQARRGMIRYREAAGEKTKLVYTLNGSSLALPRLMVAIMETYQQADGSIAIPEILKNYGVW
- a CDS encoding HU family DNA-binding protein, with the translated sequence MNKSQLIDSLSEETLFTKKDVARLLDSLARTVQRALKNGDKVQWASFGTWSVSRRPARKGINPATKQRIDLPAVNVPRFKPGKALREVVRSI